The Roseococcus microcysteis genome contains a region encoding:
- a CDS encoding hydantoinase/oxoprolinase family protein: MPSYTSVRLAADIGGTFTDVALEAQDAEGEATRWTAKVLTTPHAPELGVLEGVRVALARASLTPADVTLVIHGTTLATNALIERKGAKTALITTEGFRDVLALGNESRYDQYDLNIELPQPLVPRRWRLPVVERLDNTGKVLRPLDEASLRAHIPFLKSEGIEAIAVGFLHGFVNPAHEQRAAEILRAELPGVPVSLASEVSPEMREWERFSTTVANAYVQPLMASYLGRLEAGLREMGVAAPLFLMLSGGGLTTVETAARFPIRLVESGPAGGAIFSAFVARQRGWKQVLSFDMGGTTAKVCLIDDYAPQASRTFEVARVGRFKRGSGLPLRIPVIEMVEIGAGGGSLASLDAMGRIQVGPESAGAMPGPACYGRGGTKPAVTDANLTLGRYDAASFAGGSLALDEAAAATALETHVGGKLGLDAGMAALGVVEMVDENMANAARVHAIESAKSYEGRAIIAFGGGGPVHGYRVAEKIGVNRLLVPSGAGVGSAIGFLRAPVAYEVVKSLYTRFARFDLDGVNALLAAMSAEASQVVAEGSFGAPTTETRIAYMRYVGQGHEIAVPMPVRPLVPADIADIRAAYDAEYTRFYDRPVPGSDVEVLSFAVTVATVVDHADPVAEVMDAPAPAPIRTQQVRDTATGQVAEWAVYARDDMAPGATVPGPCIVVEDETSTLVGPGWSCRMDGLGYLELTKGDAA; the protein is encoded by the coding sequence ATGCCCAGCTACACCTCCGTTCGCCTCGCCGCCGATATCGGCGGCACCTTCACCGACGTCGCCCTCGAAGCGCAGGACGCCGAGGGCGAGGCCACGCGCTGGACCGCCAAGGTCCTGACCACGCCGCACGCGCCCGAACTCGGCGTGCTGGAGGGCGTGCGCGTGGCGCTGGCCCGCGCCTCCCTCACCCCCGCCGACGTCACGCTCGTGATCCATGGCACCACGCTGGCCACCAATGCGCTGATCGAGCGCAAGGGCGCCAAGACGGCGCTGATCACGACCGAGGGCTTCCGCGACGTGCTGGCCCTCGGCAATGAGAGCCGCTACGACCAGTATGACCTGAACATCGAGCTGCCGCAGCCGCTGGTGCCGCGCCGCTGGCGCCTGCCGGTGGTGGAACGCCTCGACAACACCGGGAAGGTGCTGCGCCCGCTGGATGAAGCCAGCCTGCGCGCGCACATCCCCTTCCTGAAATCCGAAGGCATCGAGGCCATCGCGGTCGGCTTCCTGCACGGCTTCGTGAACCCCGCGCATGAGCAGCGCGCCGCCGAAATCCTGCGCGCGGAACTGCCCGGCGTGCCCGTCTCGCTGGCCAGCGAAGTCAGCCCCGAGATGCGCGAGTGGGAGCGCTTCAGCACCACCGTCGCCAACGCCTATGTGCAGCCCCTGATGGCCAGCTATCTCGGCCGGCTGGAGGCGGGGCTGCGCGAGATGGGTGTCGCCGCGCCGCTCTTCCTGATGCTCTCGGGCGGCGGCCTCACCACGGTCGAGACGGCCGCGCGCTTCCCCATTCGCCTGGTGGAGAGCGGGCCCGCGGGCGGCGCCATCTTCTCGGCCTTCGTGGCACGGCAGCGCGGCTGGAAGCAGGTGCTCAGCTTCGACATGGGCGGCACCACCGCCAAGGTCTGCCTCATTGACGACTACGCGCCGCAAGCGAGCCGCACCTTCGAGGTGGCGCGTGTGGGCCGCTTCAAGCGCGGCTCCGGCCTGCCGCTGCGCATCCCCGTGATCGAGATGGTGGAGATCGGCGCGGGCGGCGGTTCGCTGGCCAGCCTCGACGCCATGGGCCGCATCCAGGTGGGGCCCGAAAGCGCCGGCGCCATGCCCGGCCCCGCCTGCTATGGCCGCGGCGGCACGAAGCCCGCGGTGACGGACGCGAACCTCACCCTCGGCCGCTATGACGCGGCGAGTTTCGCGGGCGGTTCGCTGGCACTCGATGAAGCCGCGGCGGCCACCGCGCTGGAGACGCATGTGGGCGGCAAGCTCGGCCTCGATGCCGGCATGGCCGCGCTGGGCGTGGTCGAGATGGTGGACGAGAACATGGCCAACGCCGCCCGCGTCCATGCCATCGAGAGCGCGAAGTCCTATGAGGGCCGCGCCATCATCGCTTTCGGCGGCGGCGGGCCCGTGCATGGGTATCGCGTGGCGGAGAAGATCGGCGTGAACCGGCTGCTGGTGCCCTCGGGCGCCGGCGTGGGCTCCGCCATCGGCTTCCTGCGTGCGCCCGTGGCCTATGAGGTGGTCAAAAGCCTCTACACCCGCTTCGCCCGCTTCGACCTCGACGGCGTGAACGCGCTGCTGGCGGCGATGAGCGCGGAGGCGTCGCAGGTTGTCGCCGAGGGCAGCTTCGGCGCGCCCACGACCGAAACGCGCATCGCCTATATGCGCTATGTGGGGCAGGGGCATGAGATCGCGGTGCCCATGCCCGTGCGGCCGCTGGTGCCCGCCGACATCGCCGACATCCGCGCGGCCTATGATGCCGAGTATACCCGCTTCTACGACCGCCCCGTGCCGGGTTCGGATGTGGAGGTGCTGAGCTTCGCCGTCACCGTCGCCACCGTGGTGGACCACGCCGACCCGGTGGCCGAGGTGATGGACGCGCCCGCGCCCGCGCCCATCCGCACCCAGCAGGTGCGCGACACCGCGACGGGCCAGGTGGCCGAGTGGGCCGTCTATGCCCGCGACGACATGGCACCTGGGGCGACCGTGCCCGGGCCCTGCATCGTGGTGGAGGATGAGACCTCCACGCTGGTGGGGCCGGGGTGGTCGTGCCGGATGGATGGGCTGGGATACCTGGAGCTGACCAAGGGAGACGCGGCATGA
- a CDS encoding SDR family NAD(P)-dependent oxidoreductase, with protein sequence MDVQGTVAIVTGGASGLGLASAKRLAAKGAKVMIVDLETSNGAAVAQELGGQFAAADVTDEATMQAAVAQAETMGPVRVLVHCAGRGGALRILERDGTPGSLAHFENIIRVNLTGTFNAVRLAAAAMAKTEAMADGERGVCILTASVAGYEGQIGQIPYASSKAGVIGFTICAARDLASKSIRVCTIAPGIFDTPMLQRLADPIKQSLAQTVPNPHRLGNPDEYGKLAMQIVENGYLNGETIRLDGAIRMAPR encoded by the coding sequence ATGGATGTTCAGGGTACCGTCGCGATCGTGACGGGGGGCGCCTCCGGGCTCGGGCTGGCCAGCGCGAAGCGGCTGGCGGCCAAGGGCGCCAAGGTGATGATCGTGGACCTCGAGACCAGCAATGGCGCGGCGGTCGCGCAGGAGCTGGGCGGCCAGTTCGCCGCCGCCGACGTGACCGATGAGGCGACCATGCAGGCCGCCGTGGCGCAGGCCGAGACAATGGGCCCGGTGCGCGTTCTGGTGCATTGCGCGGGCCGCGGCGGCGCGCTGCGCATCCTGGAGCGCGATGGCACGCCGGGGAGCCTCGCGCATTTCGAGAACATCATCCGCGTGAACCTGACGGGCACCTTCAACGCGGTGCGCCTCGCGGCGGCCGCCATGGCCAAGACCGAGGCGATGGCCGATGGGGAGCGCGGGGTGTGCATCCTGACCGCCTCCGTCGCCGGCTATGAGGGGCAGATCGGGCAGATCCCCTATGCCTCCTCCAAGGCGGGCGTCATCGGCTTCACTATCTGCGCGGCGCGCGACCTCGCCAGCAAGTCCATCCGCGTCTGCACCATCGCGCCGGGCATCTTCGACACGCCCATGCTGCAAAGGCTGGCGGACCCCATCAAGCAGTCGCTGGCGCAGACGGTGCCGAACCCGCACCGGCTCGGCAACCCGGATGAGTATGGCAAGCTCGCCATGCAGATCGTGGAGAATGGCTACCTGAACGGCGAGACCATCCGCCTCGACGGCGCCATCCGCATGGCGCCCCGCTGA
- a CDS encoding SDR family oxidoreductase, which produces MDFGLAGRRALVMGASKGLGRSIAEALAAEGASLVITGRDQSSLDAACAELRAKGASFAQGIVADVADPAQMDALAQGATAAMGGVDILVQNHGGPPPGPALEVSEELLSTWFQRIVLSPVRLTNALLPGMRERKWGRIINVGSTGMLQPLPNMVLSNTLRASIMGWMKTLSAEVAHEGITCNIVAPGAIRTDRSLETAGSLAARQGKSVEDVIAERSKTIPAGRYGLPDEYGPLVAFLCSNQAAYMTGCVLRVDGGMVRGW; this is translated from the coding sequence ATGGATTTCGGGCTGGCAGGGCGTCGCGCGCTGGTGATGGGGGCCTCGAAGGGGCTGGGGCGGAGCATCGCGGAAGCGCTGGCGGCCGAGGGCGCCTCCCTCGTCATCACGGGGCGCGACCAGTCGAGCCTGGACGCCGCCTGCGCCGAACTCCGCGCCAAGGGGGCCAGCTTCGCCCAGGGCATCGTGGCCGATGTGGCGGACCCGGCGCAGATGGACGCGCTGGCCCAGGGGGCCACGGCCGCGATGGGCGGCGTGGACATCCTGGTGCAGAACCATGGCGGCCCGCCGCCCGGCCCCGCCTTGGAAGTCAGCGAGGAACTGCTCTCCACCTGGTTCCAGCGCATCGTGCTTTCGCCGGTTCGCCTCACCAACGCGCTGCTGCCCGGCATGCGTGAGCGGAAATGGGGCCGCATCATCAATGTGGGCAGCACGGGCATGTTGCAGCCCCTGCCCAACATGGTGCTGAGCAACACGCTGCGCGCCTCGATCATGGGCTGGATGAAGACGCTCTCGGCCGAGGTGGCGCATGAGGGCATCACCTGCAACATCGTGGCCCCCGGCGCCATCCGCACCGACCGCAGCCTGGAAACCGCCGGCAGCCTGGCCGCGCGCCAGGGCAAGTCGGTGGAGGACGTGATCGCGGAGCGTTCCAAGACCATCCCCGCCGGGCGCTACGGCCTGCCCGACGAATACGGCCCGCTGGTCGCCTTCCTGTGCAGCAACCAGGCCGCCTACATGACGGGCTGCGTGCTGCGCGTGGATGGCGGGATGGTGCGCGGGTGGTGA
- a CDS encoding hydantoinase B/oxoprolinase family protein → MNALEKIQRQIQWNRLIAVVEEQAQTMIRTAFSTTVREAGDLSAGIFDLEGRMLAQAVTGTPGHVNSMMESVGHFLAKFPPAGMKPGDHYITNDPWLGTGHLHDLTVVTPAFRNGAIVGLFANTAHIIDIGGLGMGPEGRSVFEEGLYIPIVKCFDQGTPNETFFDFIRVGSRTPVELEGDIYSLCACNDAGAKRLVEMMDEYKMDSLDGLATFIFDSSLAATQEAIAALPRGTFHAEIRSDGYEAPVTLKAAMTLHADRIVVDYAGTSGLSTRGINVPPSYCRAYSCFGIKCVVAPEIPNNWASLKPFEMVIPEGCILNAPRPYPVSVRHVIGQLIPDLMMGCLSHAVPDRVNAEGSSALWNPPLRGGSQVSGQAAETEDFEIITFNSGGTGARPMKDGLDGIAFPSGVRTMPVEATENVAPVIFWRKELRPDSAGAGKTRGGFGQIMEIGAKGDAEFAVNAIFDRVANAPKGRLGGGEGANGWVGLDDANGTVLRTKGFQVVPKGRHLLLKLPGGGGMGDPRQRDPELVARDVADGLVSPAEAKRLYGWGAEPPAHPFVGRR, encoded by the coding sequence ATGAACGCCCTCGAAAAAATCCAGCGCCAGATCCAGTGGAACCGCCTCATCGCGGTGGTCGAGGAACAGGCGCAGACCATGATCCGCACCGCCTTCAGCACCACGGTGCGCGAGGCGGGTGATCTCTCGGCCGGCATCTTCGACCTGGAAGGGCGCATGCTGGCCCAGGCCGTGACCGGCACGCCGGGCCATGTGAATTCCATGATGGAATCCGTGGGGCATTTCCTCGCGAAATTCCCCCCCGCCGGCATGAAGCCGGGGGATCACTACATCACCAACGACCCCTGGCTCGGCACCGGGCATTTGCATGACCTGACGGTGGTCACACCCGCCTTCCGCAACGGCGCCATCGTGGGCCTCTTCGCCAACACGGCGCACATCATCGACATCGGCGGCCTCGGCATGGGGCCCGAGGGGCGGTCGGTCTTCGAGGAAGGCCTCTACATCCCCATCGTGAAGTGCTTCGACCAGGGCACGCCCAACGAGACCTTCTTCGACTTCATCCGCGTCGGCTCGCGCACGCCGGTGGAGCTGGAGGGCGACATCTACTCCCTCTGCGCCTGCAATGACGCGGGGGCGAAGCGCCTCGTCGAGATGATGGACGAGTACAAGATGGACAGCCTGGACGGGCTCGCCACCTTCATCTTCGACAGCAGCCTGGCCGCGACGCAGGAAGCGATCGCCGCCCTGCCGCGCGGCACCTTCCACGCCGAAATCCGCAGCGATGGCTATGAGGCGCCCGTCACGCTGAAGGCCGCCATGACGCTGCATGCGGACCGCATCGTGGTGGATTATGCGGGCACCTCGGGCCTGTCCACGCGCGGCATCAACGTGCCGCCCTCCTATTGCCGCGCCTATTCCTGCTTCGGGATCAAGTGCGTGGTGGCGCCCGAAATCCCCAACAACTGGGCCAGCCTCAAGCCCTTCGAGATGGTGATCCCGGAGGGCTGCATCCTCAACGCGCCGCGGCCCTATCCGGTCAGCGTGCGGCACGTCATCGGCCAGCTGATCCCGGACCTGATGATGGGCTGCCTCAGCCATGCGGTGCCGGACCGCGTGAACGCGGAAGGCTCCTCGGCGCTGTGGAACCCGCCCTTGCGCGGCGGCAGCCAGGTCAGCGGCCAGGCGGCCGAGACCGAGGATTTCGAGATCATCACCTTCAACTCCGGCGGCACCGGCGCGCGGCCCATGAAGGATGGTCTGGACGGCATCGCCTTCCCCTCCGGTGTGCGGACCATGCCGGTGGAGGCCACGGAGAACGTGGCGCCCGTGATCTTCTGGCGGAAGGAGCTGCGCCCCGACAGCGCGGGCGCGGGCAAGACGCGCGGCGGCTTCGGGCAGATCATGGAGATCGGCGCCAAGGGCGATGCCGAATTCGCCGTGAATGCCATCTTCGACCGCGTGGCGAACGCCCCCAAGGGGCGTCTCGGCGGCGGGGAAGGGGCCAATGGCTGGGTCGGCCTCGATGACGCCAACGGCACCGTGCTCCGCACCAAGGGCTTCCAGGTGGTGCCCAAGGGCCGGCATCTGCTGCTGAAGCTGCCCGGCGGCGGCGGCATGGGCGATCCGCGCCAGCGCGACCCCGAACTGGTCGCGCGCGACGTGGCCGATGGGCTGGTCAGCCCGGCGGAGGCGAAGCGGCTCTACGGGTGGGGGGCTGAGCCCCCCGCTCACCCCTTCGTCGGCCGGCGATAG
- the araD gene encoding L-arabinonate dehydratase yields the protein MRKRPEDLRSHRWFGVETMRSANHRSRLLQLGFGPQEFRGRPVIGVINTWSDLMHCHGHFRERAQDVKRGVWAAGGFPVEIPAMALPEVFQKPSTMLYRNFLAMETEEIARSLPLDGLVLMGGCDKTGPALIMGAISMGLPAIYVPAGPMLSGNWRGRKLGSGSDVWKYYSELRAGTIAQSDWNEMEAGLSRSAGTCMTAGTASTMALAAEALGLTLPGAASIPAVDSAHPRMAAAAGSRILEMVWEDLTITRLLDQRSLDNAVAATMAFGGSTNAIPHLIAIARRAGIAMDLERFDAISARVPLIANLRPNGDRYLMEDFFYAGGSRGFLATLAPHLALDATTVNGTLGAQLEGAEVFDRDVIRALDNPLHPNGGVVVLRGTLAPDGAVIKQSAASPEKLSHTGPAVVFEDYNDLDARLDDPALEVTPDSVLVLKNAGPVGGPGFPEWGMLPIPKKLLAQGVRDMVRVSDARMSGTSYGTCVLHVAPEAALGGPLALVRDGDMIRLDVEARKLDLLVDAAELEARRAGFTPRKPVQARGWTGLYQAHVRQADRGCDMDFLERGAVPAEEPEIH from the coding sequence ATGCGCAAGCGGCCCGAGGACCTTCGCAGCCATCGCTGGTTCGGCGTCGAGACCATGCGCTCGGCCAACCACCGTTCGCGGCTTCTGCAACTGGGCTTCGGGCCGCAGGAATTCCGCGGAAGGCCGGTGATCGGGGTGATCAACACCTGGTCCGACCTGATGCATTGCCACGGCCATTTCCGCGAGCGCGCGCAGGATGTGAAGCGCGGCGTCTGGGCGGCGGGGGGTTTCCCCGTGGAAATCCCGGCCATGGCGCTGCCGGAGGTGTTCCAGAAGCCCTCCACCATGCTCTACCGCAATTTCCTGGCGATGGAGACGGAGGAGATCGCGCGGTCCCTGCCGCTGGATGGCCTCGTGCTGATGGGCGGCTGCGACAAGACCGGCCCCGCGCTGATCATGGGCGCCATCTCCATGGGGCTGCCGGCCATCTATGTGCCGGCCGGGCCGATGCTGAGCGGCAACTGGCGCGGGCGGAAGCTCGGTTCGGGCAGCGATGTGTGGAAGTATTATTCGGAACTGCGCGCGGGCACGATCGCGCAATCCGACTGGAACGAGATGGAGGCGGGGCTGTCGCGCTCCGCCGGCACCTGCATGACGGCGGGCACGGCCAGCACCATGGCGCTGGCGGCGGAAGCCCTCGGCCTGACCCTGCCCGGGGCGGCCAGCATCCCCGCCGTGGACAGCGCCCATCCGCGCATGGCGGCGGCGGCGGGCAGCCGCATCTTGGAGATGGTGTGGGAGGATTTGACCATCACGCGCCTGCTGGACCAGCGCAGCCTCGACAATGCGGTGGCGGCGACCATGGCCTTCGGCGGCTCCACCAACGCCATTCCGCACCTGATCGCCATCGCGCGGCGGGCGGGCATCGCGATGGATCTGGAGCGGTTTGATGCCATCAGCGCGCGCGTGCCGCTGATCGCGAATTTGCGCCCCAATGGCGACCGCTACCTGATGGAGGATTTCTTCTACGCCGGCGGCAGCCGGGGGTTCCTCGCGACCCTGGCGCCGCATCTGGCGCTGGATGCCACGACCGTGAACGGCACGCTGGGCGCGCAGCTGGAAGGTGCCGAGGTGTTTGACCGCGACGTGATCCGCGCGCTCGACAACCCGCTGCACCCCAATGGCGGCGTGGTGGTGCTCCGGGGCACGCTGGCGCCCGATGGCGCGGTGATCAAGCAGAGCGCGGCCAGCCCCGAGAAGCTCTCCCACACCGGGCCGGCCGTGGTCTTCGAGGACTACAACGACCTCGACGCGCGGCTGGATGACCCCGCGCTGGAGGTGACGCCGGACAGCGTGCTGGTTCTGAAGAATGCGGGCCCCGTGGGCGGGCCGGGCTTCCCCGAATGGGGCATGCTGCCCATCCCGAAGAAGCTGCTGGCGCAGGGCGTGCGGGACATGGTGCGCGTCTCGGATGCGCGCATGTCGGGCACCAGCTATGGCACCTGCGTGCTGCATGTGGCGCCCGAGGCGGCGCTGGGCGGGCCGCTCGCGCTGGTGCGCGATGGCGACATGATCCGGCTGGATGTGGAGGCGCGCAAGCTGGACCTGCTGGTGGATGCGGCCGAGTTGGAAGCCCGCCGCGCCGGCTTCACGCCGCGCAAGCCCGTGCAGGCGCGCGGCTGGACGGGGCTCTACCAGGCGCATGTGCGCCAGGCGGACAGGGGCTGCGACATGGATTTCCTGGAGCGCGGCGCGGTTCCGGCCGAGGAGCCGGAAATCCATTAG
- a CDS encoding 2-hydroxyacid dehydrogenase has product MTKPVLLLTRKLPQAIEARAAAEFDARLNPQDEPWFRDGAEIARRATEANAAGILCAAGDPMNAETIAALPESVKAIATFSVGYDHINVPAAKARGITVTNTPEVLSFATAETALTLMLMAARRAGEGERMVRARKWEGWAPTQLMGVTLEGKKLGILGMGRIGRELASMARGLRMEIHYRDVQRLPADAEQGAIFHDSDAGFLSTIDVISMHVPGGDATRKWLNAERLAQMKPGSLVVNSGRGGSVDDAALVAALKSGHIRAAGLDVYDGEPVVFEGYFGLENVVLLPHLGSATIEVRDAMGHRALDNLAAVLAGKPALHPVG; this is encoded by the coding sequence ATGACCAAGCCCGTCCTGCTGCTGACCCGCAAGCTGCCCCAGGCCATCGAGGCCCGTGCGGCCGCCGAGTTCGATGCGCGGCTGAACCCGCAGGACGAACCCTGGTTCCGCGACGGCGCCGAGATCGCGCGCCGCGCCACCGAGGCCAATGCGGCCGGCATCCTCTGCGCGGCCGGTGACCCGATGAATGCCGAGACCATCGCGGCCCTGCCCGAGAGCGTGAAGGCCATCGCCACCTTCAGCGTGGGCTATGACCATATCAATGTCCCCGCCGCGAAGGCGCGCGGCATCACGGTGACGAACACGCCCGAGGTGCTGTCCTTCGCCACGGCGGAAACCGCGCTGACTCTCATGCTCATGGCCGCCCGCCGCGCCGGCGAGGGCGAGCGCATGGTCCGCGCCCGCAAATGGGAGGGCTGGGCGCCGACGCAGCTGATGGGTGTCACGCTGGAGGGCAAGAAGCTCGGCATCCTCGGCATGGGCCGCATCGGGCGGGAACTCGCGTCCATGGCGCGCGGCCTGCGCATGGAAATCCATTACCGCGACGTGCAGCGCCTGCCGGCCGATGCCGAGCAGGGCGCCATCTTCCACGACAGTGACGCGGGCTTCCTCTCGACGATTGACGTGATCTCCATGCACGTCCCGGGCGGCGACGCCACGCGCAAATGGCTGAACGCGGAGCGGCTGGCGCAGATGAAGCCCGGCAGCCTCGTCGTGAATTCGGGCCGTGGCGGCAGCGTGGATGACGCGGCGCTGGTGGCCGCACTCAAATCCGGCCACATCCGCGCCGCGGGCCTCGATGTCTATGATGGCGAGCCGGTGGTCTTCGAGGGCTATTTCGGCCTGGAGAATGTGGTGCTGCTGCCGCATCTGGGCAGCGCCACCATCGAGGTGCGCGACGCCATGGGCCATCGCGCGCTGGACAATCTGGCCGCCGTGCTGGCCGGCAAGCCGGCGCTTCACCCGGTGGGGTGA
- a CDS encoding AMP-binding protein, with protein MPLLAERAARTPDKLAAIFPDSGEGLTFRELDARANQAAHGFIALDLEPGQGIALLLENGPDFLILTYGAKRAGLMVTPLSIHLRPNEVAHVLRDSGAALLVASASLASLAGALDLRSIPHRFVSGGALPGYAPLDELIEDNPTTWPGARPIGREFLYSSGTTGLPKGIRRPLIPYEDRHKPEFDMSWKGFYGFDENTVYLSPAPLYHAAPNRYVQRAMDHGGTAVILKKFDAERCLAMIARHRVTHSQWVPTMFVRLLALPEAVRADHDLSSHRCAIHAAAPCPVPVKRAMIEWWGPIIREYYAGSEGIGTCFIDSETWLNKPGSVGRPAYGKVHILDDEGRELPPGETGRIWFEGGARFAYHNDAEKTAQAYNDRGWASLHDLGWLDEDGFLFLSDRRADLILSGGVNVYPAEIEAVLLTHPEVSEAAVIGVKDEEFGERPRALIVPRHPPGNDALAQELLALCRQNLAGPKQPRAVEFLDELPRSEAGKLLRRVLKERYL; from the coding sequence ATGCCGCTGCTCGCCGAACGCGCCGCGCGCACGCCGGACAAGCTGGCCGCCATCTTTCCGGATTCGGGCGAGGGGCTGACCTTTCGCGAGCTCGACGCACGCGCGAACCAGGCGGCGCATGGCTTCATCGCGCTGGACCTGGAGCCCGGCCAGGGAATCGCGCTGCTGCTGGAGAACGGGCCGGATTTCCTCATCCTGACCTATGGCGCCAAGCGCGCGGGGCTGATGGTCACACCCCTCTCCATCCATCTCCGCCCCAATGAGGTCGCGCATGTGCTGCGCGATTCGGGCGCGGCGCTGCTGGTGGCCAGCGCCTCCCTGGCCTCGCTCGCGGGCGCGCTGGACCTCCGTTCCATCCCGCACCGCTTCGTCTCGGGCGGGGCGCTGCCCGGCTACGCGCCGCTGGACGAGCTGATCGAGGACAACCCGACCACCTGGCCGGGGGCGCGGCCCATCGGCCGGGAATTCCTCTATTCCTCGGGCACCACGGGCCTGCCCAAGGGCATCCGCCGCCCCCTCATTCCCTATGAGGACCGGCACAAGCCCGAATTCGACATGAGCTGGAAGGGCTTCTACGGCTTCGACGAGAACACGGTCTATCTCTCGCCCGCGCCGCTCTACCACGCCGCGCCCAACCGCTACGTCCAGCGCGCGATGGACCATGGCGGCACCGCCGTCATCCTGAAGAAGTTCGACGCCGAGCGCTGCCTGGCCATGATCGCCCGGCACCGCGTCACCCACAGCCAATGGGTGCCCACCATGTTCGTGCGGCTGCTGGCCCTGCCGGAGGCCGTCCGCGCCGACCATGACCTCTCCAGCCACCGCTGCGCCATCCACGCCGCCGCGCCATGCCCCGTGCCGGTGAAGCGCGCCATGATCGAGTGGTGGGGCCCCATCATCCGCGAATACTACGCGGGCAGCGAGGGCATCGGCACCTGCTTCATCGACAGCGAGACCTGGCTGAACAAGCCCGGCTCCGTCGGCCGCCCCGCCTATGGCAAGGTCCACATCCTGGACGATGAGGGCCGCGAACTCCCGCCCGGCGAGACGGGCCGCATCTGGTTCGAGGGCGGCGCCCGCTTCGCCTACCACAATGACGCCGAGAAGACCGCCCAGGCCTATAATGACCGCGGCTGGGCCAGCCTGCATGACCTCGGCTGGCTGGACGAGGATGGCTTCCTCTTCCTCTCCGACCGCCGCGCGGACCTGATCCTGTCCGGCGGCGTCAACGTCTATCCGGCCGAGATCGAGGCTGTCCTCCTCACCCACCCCGAGGTCAGCGAGGCCGCCGTCATCGGCGTCAAGGACGAGGAGTTCGGTGAACGCCCCCGCGCCCTGATCGTGCCGCGTCACCCGCCGGGCAATGACGCCCTGGCGCAGGAACTGCTGGCCCTGTGCAGGCAGAACCTCGCCGGCCCCAAGCAGCCGCGCGCGGTGGAGTTCCTGGACGAACTCCCCCGCAGCGAGGCGGGCAAGCTGCTCCGCCGCGTGCTGAAGGAACGCTACCTCTAG